From a single Brassica napus cultivar Da-Ae chromosome C9, Da-Ae, whole genome shotgun sequence genomic region:
- the LOC106357999 gene encoding nuclear pore complex protein NUP98B → MFGASNPFGQGSNSSSPFGTQTQSVFGQNNNASSNNPFAPKPFGGASSPFGAQTGGSMFGGTSTGVFGQVQASSPFGASSQGFGSSTPSFGAPSAPAFGNSPSPFGGTPTFGHNGFSTPQSSPFGSTTQQSQPAFGNSTFGSSTPFGAFTTPAFGSTNTSAFGASSTPAFGSSNTSAFGASSTPAFGVSPTPAFGNSGSAFGNNAFGPGGAFGTPGFGASTTPAFGASTAPAFGASTTPAFGFGSSPATHSPFGAQGSQSSNSTTFGNQQQGGSRIIPYTSTIDAESGTGGPGKLQSISAMTVHKDKCHEELRWEDFQRGDKGGKLPAGQTSVFSSQPTNPFGQTSTNPTNPTHAFQSTIAANPNPFGQTSANPTQAFQSTIAPNPNPFGQTAPTPSPFGQTSANPTTAFQSTITPNPNPFGQTAPTPSPFGQTSANPTNPFQSTPNPFSQNTPATNTNFSSPFGQPTTPSLFGTSSNTTPGFGPSSGFAATTTQPFGPSSTPSFASSSVFSSSGSSPSLFSSTPAQGSTPAFSSGYFNNSQSAPLFSSSPSFAQTGFGQNTNTQPSIFSTPSTGFLNMSTSFPSLNTSIAPLSQTKPSGPTLQQSTQPTQPSFSFNNSGQTQTAAAGGLSFCPVNFGQVPASQPNPASNLTATQPNPVASPFGTLPAAPLISIGQGGNSPSIQYGISSLPVVDRPAPARVSPLLTSRHLLQRRVMLPARKYRAGDDSPKVPFFSDEENSNTPRADAFLTPRENPRALLIRSLKKETAAPLKDETTPLQENGKRSNGVITNGANNENKNNGEVRDAPPVKASAKLNVAHENHGGDKNGSKSSPSRAEIESLLPKLHHAEYFTEPRVQELAAKERANPGYTGRVRDFVVGRHGYGSIKFLGETDVRKLYLEKLVQFSNREVLVYMDESQKPPVGQGLNKPAEVTLLNIKCMDKKSGKQVKEGPRVEKYKEMLKRKAEEQGAEFVSYDSVNGEWKFKVEHF, encoded by the exons ATGTTTGGCGCATCTAATC CTTTTGGACAGGGATCTAACAGCAGCAGTCCTTTTGGGACCCAAACTCAATCTGTGTTTGGTCAGAACAACAACGCGTCTAGTAATAATCCCTTTGCGCCAAAACCCTTTGGTGGTGCTTCTAGTCCTTTTGGCGCGCAGACTGGTGGTTCTATGTTTGGAGGTACTTCAACCGGTGTGTTTGGTCAGGTTCAAGCTTCCTCCCCTTTCGGTGCTTCATCACAAGGGTTTGGGAGCTCTACTCCGAGCTTTGGAGCACCTTCTGCTCCTGCCTTTGGCAATTCTCCTTCACCTTTTGGTG gCACTCCAACCTTTGGACATAATGGCTTCTCAACGCCTCAGTCAAGTCCTTTCGGAAGCACCACACAACAGTCACAGCCTGCTTTTGGAAACAGCACTTTCGGGTCATCTACACCCTTTGGTGCCTTCACCACCCCTGCCTTTGGCTCTACGAATACATCTGCCTTCGGCGCCTCAAGCACACCTGCCTTCGGCTCCTCCAATACATCTGCCTTCGGTGCCTCAAGCACACCTGCATTTGGCGTGTCACCCACTCCTGCCTTTGGTAACTCTGGCAGTGCATTTGGCAACAATGCTTTTGGTCCTGGAGGTGCTTTTGGTACACCTGGGTTTGGCGCTTCAACCACTCCTGCCTTTGGCGCTTCAACCGCTCCTGCGTTTGGCGCTTCAACCACTCCTGCCTTTGGTTTTGGCTCCTCCCCAGCTACGCATTCTCCCTTTGGAGCTCAAG GTTCTCAGTCTTCGAACTCAACAACCTTTGGAAATCAACAACAAGGTGGTAGTAGAATCATTCCATATACATCTACAATAGATGCAGAGTCTGGAACTGGAGGCCCTGGGAAGCTACAGTCTATTTCTGCTATGACTGTCCACAAAGACAAATGCCATGAGGAGCTCAGGTGGGAGGATTTCCAGAGAGGAGATAAAG GTGGAAAACTTCCTGCGGGTCAAACTAGTGTGTTCTCTTCTCAGCCCACGAACCCTTTCGGCCAGACATCTACCAATCCTACAAATCCAACACACGCCTTTCAAAGCACAATAGCCGCAAACCCAAACCCTTTCGGCCAGACATCTGCAAACCCAACACAAGCCTTTCAAAGCACAATAGccccaaacccaaacccttTCGGCCAGACAGCACCAACCCCAAGTCCTTTCGGCCAGACATCTGCAAACCCAACAACCGCCTTTCAAAGCACAAtaaccccaaacccaaacccttTCGGCCAGACAGCACCAACCCCAAGCCCTTTCGGCCAGACATCTGCAAACCCAACAAACCCCTTTCAAAGCACACCAAACCCTTTCAGCCAGAACACTCCAGCAACTAACACAAATTTCTCGTCTCCCTTTGGCCAACCTACTACCCCATCCTTGTTTGGAACTTCATCAAATACCACACCCGGTTTTGGACCATCCTCTGGTTTTGCAGCAACCACAACGCAGCCATTTGGTCCATCAAGCACTCCTTCATTTGCCTCTTCGTCAGTCTTCAGTTCATCTGGCTCCTCTCCGTCACTGTTTAGTTCGACTCCTGCACAAGGGTCAACTCCAGCATTTAGCAGTGGATACTTTAACAACAGTCAGTCAGCTCCGCTGTTTAGCTCAAGCCCCTCATTTGCGCAGACTGGGTTTGGACAAAATACAAATACCCAACCTAGCATTTTCAGTACACCTTCCACTGGATTCCTAAACATGTCTACAAGCTTTCCTTCCTTAAATACAAGCATCGCTCCCTTAAGTCAAACAAAG CCTTCTGGTCCGACACTCCAGCAATCAACTCAGCCAACTCAACCATCTTTTAGTTTCAACAACTCTGGTCAGACCCAAACAGCCGCTGCAGGTGGATTGTCATTTTGTCCAGTCAACTTTGGGCAAGT GCCTGCTTCGCAACCAAACCCTGCAAGTAACCTCACTGCTACGCAGCCAAACCCTGTTGCAAGCCCATTTGGAACGCTTCCTGCTGCCCCTCTGATTTCAATTGGTCAAGGTGGAAATTCACCTTCGATTCAGTATGGAATCTCCAGCTTGCCT GTCGTTGATAGACCTGCACCAGCCAGAGTGTCACCACTCCTGACTTCTCGACATCTTTTGCAAAGACGGGTCATGCTGCCTGCAAGAAAGTACCGTGCTGGGGATGATAGTCCAAAG GTTCCATTCTTCAGTGATGAAGAGAACTCCAATACACCTAGGGCTGATGCGTTTCTCACTCCAAGGGAAAACCCGAGAGCTTTGTTAATACGCTCACTTAAAAAGGAAACAGCAGCACCGCTGAAGGATGAGACGACCCCTCTGCAGGAGAATG GTAAGAGATCGAATGGGGTTATTACTAATGGAGCCAACAACGAGA ATAAGAATAATGGTGAAGTTCGTGATGCTCCTCCGGTAAAAGCCAGTGCGAAACTTAACGTGGCACATGAAAATCACGGAGGCGACAAGAACGGCTCAAAGAGTTCACCAAGTAGAGCAGAGATCGAGTCATTGCTGCCAAAGCTGCATCACGCTGAGTATTTCACAGAGCCTCGGGTCCAAGAACTAGCTGCAAAGGAAAGGGCTAATCCTGGTTATACCGGACGAGTGAGGGACTTTGTTGTCGGTAGACACGGTTACGGAAGCATTAAGTTTCTAGGAGAGACGGATGTGCGTAAGCTCTACTTGGAAAAGTTGGTTCAGTTCAGCAACAGGGAAGTGCTTGTGTACATGGACGAGAGCCAAAAACCTCCTGTTGGTCAGGGACTGAACAAGCCAGCGGAAGTAACGTTGCTCAACATAAAATGCATGGACAAGAAGAGCGGGAAGCAAGTGAAGGAAGGCCCGAGGGTGGAGAAGTATAAGGAAATGCTCAAGAGGAAAGCTGAAGAACAAGGAGCTGAGTTCGTGTCTTATGATTCTGTGAATGGGGAGTGGAAGTTTAAGGTCGAACATTTTTAG
- the LOC106357996 gene encoding glutathione S-transferase U16 has translation MGEREEVKLLGTWYSPVVARAKIALRLKSVDYDYFEEDLFGSKSELLLKSNPVHKKVPVLIHNNKPILESLNIVEYIDETWNASGPSILPSHPHDRSQARFWSAFVDDKWFPTLIATTITKSENAKAKGMEEVGEGLLLLEDAFISISKGERFFGGEVIGFMDICLGSFLVILKAREKLKGENILDKSKTPSLCKWANQFLADHTVKNVVPEIDRVVKFMREFEAETQTRA, from the exons atgggagagagagaggaagtgaAACTTTTGGGAACATGGTACAGTCCGGTCGTGGCAAGAGCAAAGATCGCTCTTCGTCTCAAATCAGTCGATTATGATTACTTTGAAGAAGATCTGTTCGGATCCAAGAGTGAGCTtcttctcaaatcaaatccgGTTCACAAGAAAGTCCCGGTTCTCATCCACAACAACAAACCGATTCTAGAGTCTCTCAACATCGTTGAGTACATTGATGAGACATGGAACGCATCTGGACCGTCCATACTTCCTTCACATCCCCATGATCGTTCTCAAGCTCGCTTCTGGTCTGCCTTCGTTGATGACAAG TGGTTTCCAACTTTGATTGCAACTACGATCACCAAATCAGAAAACGCCAAAGCGAAAGGCATGGAGGAAGTGGGAGAAGGGTTGTTGCTACTCGAGGATGCGTTTATTTCTATAAGCAAAGGGGAACGCTTTTTTGGTGGTGAAGTGATCGGGTTTATGGACATTTGCCTCGGAAGCTTTTTGGTTATCTTAAAAGCTAGAGAGAAGCTTAAAGGAGAAAATATATTAGACAAATCAAAAACTCCTTCTCTATGTAAATGGGCCAATCAGTTCTTGGCTGATCACACAGTGAAGAATGTGGTACCGGAGATTGATAGAGTTGTTAAGTTTATGAGAGAGTTTGAAGCTGAAACTCAAACCAGGGCTTGA
- the LOC106355156 gene encoding probable disease resistance protein At1g59620, which yields MSLYNYLWSVDYIPQENLFYSDSFKNIFQFFELMDPPPLVIIDSLLWWLRRRVMAETLLSFGVEKLWDLIVRESDRFHGVKEQFDELKSDLNMLRCFLEDADAKKHASAMVRNTMKEIKEIVHDAEDIVETFLLEEELGNSCGIRNSARKFSCGVFERRGLAFSIEAISKRTSKVIRDMQSLGVQQVIVHEGYMHSLREKQREMRQTFSSDDESVLVGLEENVKNVVSYLMEEDSVQVVSITGMGGIGKTTLAREVFNHEMIKCHFVGLAWVCVSQQFTRKYVWQTILRKLRPVCKVSEMTNDELQEKLFQVLETQKVLIVLDDIWREEDWDIIKAMFPRKKGWKVLLTSRNEGVAVRADPSCFTFKPDCLNLEESWILFRRIAFPIENTNEYKVDEEMERMGKQMIKHCGGLPLAVKVLGGLLASQYTLREWKRIHENIRSYIVGGTSFEEKNVNSVYHVLYLSFEELPIYLKHCFLYLAHFPEDYAIDVGKLSYYWAAEGIPRPRYYDGVTIQEVADGFIAELVKRNMVISERDFRTSRFETCQLHDMMREVCLHKAKEENFVHIVDLGTSTASSQSLSSRRLVIQSSHFEFHVEEYIINPKLRSFLLTHSAVLHYWMASSLCFTRLQFMRVLDLSGAKFEGGKLPPGIGKLIHLRYLSLHRAWICHLPSSIQNLKFLLYLSLDVDCRYQVYMSDFLKELRKLRYLSLPRELQDGTKLKLGNLINLERLGNFSTKHCSVRDLHSMTRLRGLSIIFNGECTLEALSSSLGQLKHLENFNLR from the exons ATGTCTCTGTACAACTATCTGTGGAGTGTGGATTATATCCCccaagaaaatttattttactcTGAttctttcaaaaatatcttccaGTTTTTTGAACTCATGGACCCTCCTCCTCTAGTGATTATTGACTCACTACTTTGGTGGTTACGCAGGAGAGTTATGGCTGAGACACTTTTGTCGTTTGGAGTCGAGAAGCTCTGGGACCTCATTGTCCGAGAATCTGATCGGTTTCATGGAGTTAAAGAGCAATTTGATGAATTAAAAAGTGATCTGAATATGCTAAGGTGTTTTTTGGAAGATGCAGATGCCAAAAAACATGCAAGTGCAATGGTGAGAAACACTATGAAAGAGATCAAAGAAATTGTGCATGACGCAGAAGATATCGTCGAAACCTTTCTTCTAGAGGAAGAACTAGGAAATTCATGTGGCATCAGGAACAGTGCAAGGAAATTTTCATGTGGTGTATTTGAACGTAGGGGACTTGCTTTCAGTATAGAAGCCATAAGTAAGAGGACCTCTAAGGTGATCCGTGATATGCAGAGTCTTGGAGTTCAACAGGTCATTGTCCATGAAGGGTATATGCATTCTCTACGAGAAAAACAAAGGGAAATGCGACAAACATTTTCTAGCGACGATGAAAGCGTCCTTGTCGGGTTGGAGGAAAACGTGAAGAATGTTGTCAGCTATTTGATGGAGGAGGATAGTGTTCAGGTGGTTTCTATAACCGGGATGGGTGGTATTGGTAAAACCACCCTCGCAAGAGAAGTTTTTAATCATGAGATGATAAAATGCCATTTTGTAGGACTTGCGTGGGTATGTGTTTCCCAACAGTTTACAAGGAAGTATGTGTGGCAGACAATCTTGCGAAAGCTTAGGCCAGTATGTAAAGTCTCAGAGATGACAAACGACGAACTTCAAGAAAAACTCTTTCAAGTCCTTGAAACGCAAAAGGTTTTAATTGTCCTTGATGACATATGGAGAGAAGAAGATTGGGACATAATAAAAGCAATGTTTCCACGCAAAAAAG GTTGGAAGGTTCTACTTACTTCTCGCAACGAGGGTGTCGCAGTGCGAGCAGATCCAAGTTGTTTTACCTTTAAACCAGATTGTCTAAATCTTGAAGAAAGCTGGATACTTTTCCGGAGGATAGCATTTCCTATAGAAAACACTAATG AGTATAAGGTTGATGAAGAAATGGAAAGGATGGGAAAGCAGATGATAAAACATTGTGGAGGACTACCCTTGGCAGTAAAAGTGTTAGGAGGGCTGTTAGCTTCACAATACACATTGCGTGAGTGGAAAAGGATACATGAGAACATTAGATCTTACATTGTCGGAGGGACTAGTTTCGAAGAGAAGAACGTTAATTCGGTTTACCATGTTTTGTATTTGAGCTTTGAAGAACTTCCTATTTATTTGAAGCACTGCTTCCTCTACTTAGCCCATTTTCCAGAAGACTATGCAATAGATGTAGGGAAACTATCTTATTATTGGGCTGCAGAGGGAATACCAAGGCCGAGGTATTACGATGGAGTAACCATCCAAGAGGTTGCAGATGGATTCATAGCCGAATTGGTGAAGAGAAACATGGTTATTTCTGAAAGAGACTTTCGTACTTCAAGATTTGAAACCTGTCAGTTACATGACATGATGAGAGAAGTTTGTTTGCATAAAGCTAAAGAAGAAAATTTCGTGCACATTGTTGATCTGGGTACCTCAACTGCATCATCTCAATCGCTTAGTTCCCGCAGGCTCGTCATACAGTCTTCTCACTTTGAATTTCATGTGGAGGAGTATATAATAAATCCAAAACTTAGATCTTTCTTGTTGACCCATAGTGCGGTCTTGCACTATTGGATGGCATCAAGTTTATGTTTTACTAGACTACAGTTTATGAGAGTCTTAGATCTCTCTGGAGCCAAGTTTGAAGGAGGGAAGTTACCCCCTGGCATTGGGAAGCTCATTCACTTGAGATATTTAAGTTTACACCGTGCATGGATATGTCATCTACCTTCTTCTATCCAAAATCTAAAGTTTCTGCTCTATTTGAGTCTTGATGTAGATTGTAGATATCAAGTTTACATGTCAGATTTCTTGAAGGAGTTACGAAAATTGAGGTACCTCAGTTTACCGAGGGAATTACAAGATGGGACAAAGTTGAAATTAGGTAATCTTATCAACTTAGAGAGACTTGGGAATTTCTCAACAAAGCATTGCAGTGTCAGAGATCTTCACAGTATGACAAGGCTAAGGGGTCTCTCAATCATATTCAATGGTGAGTGTACTCTTGAAGCTCTATCTTCATCTCTAGGTCAACTGAAACACCTGGAAAATTTTAATCTGAGATAA